One window of Magallana gigas chromosome 2, xbMagGiga1.1, whole genome shotgun sequence genomic DNA carries:
- the LOC105340944 gene encoding nucleoside diphosphate-linked moiety X motif 6: MRLLPAIGSLRRLPSVCSWCRNSHTDIHTSFSPDSVTKDKYNGITVDLNISHSLTSEEFRTILSDSIQKWRNQGRSAIWIKVPILQSHLIPEAANQGFEFHHAEHHHSLLKLWLQEDKEDLTPRFATHQVGVSGLVIREDTGQVLAIQDRNSQFNLWKFPGGLSNLEEDIGDTAVREVFEETGIKSEFLSMLALRQQHKQPGAFGRSDIFIVCRLRPLTFDIRPCSREIKACQWMDIAEVQKRSGFSAFMRKVTGMAMYGIQHGFQDLDIKYEEMESVYKGLRYKLYHRPVPSDIQTR, translated from the exons ATGAG GTTACTGCCAGCAATAGGATCTCTCAGACGACTTCCCTCTGTGTGTAGCTGGTGCAGGAACAGCCACACAGACATCCACACCTCATTCAGTCCTGACTCGGTGACTAAGGATAAGTACAATGGAATAACAGTAGACCTCAACATATCACACTCACTTACCTCAGAAGAATTCAGGACCATTCTCTCAG ATTCAATCCAGAAATGGCGAAATCAGGGTAGGTCTGCCATATGGATTAAAGTGCCGATTCTCCAGAGTCACCTGATTCCTGAGGCAGCCAATCAGGGCTTTGAGTTCCACCACGCTGAGCACCACCATTCCCTGCTGAAGCTGTGGCTACAAGAGGACAAGGAGGACCTCACACCGCGATTCGCCACGCACCAAGTTGGCGTCTCAG GGCTGGTGATTCGTGAGGACACGGGACAGGTGCTCGCTATACAGGACCGGAACAGTCAG TTTAATTTATGGAAGTTCCCAGGGGGTCTCTCCAATCTGGAGGAAGATATCg GTGACACTGCAGTCAGAGAAGTATTCGAAGAAACGGGAATAAAATCAG AATTCCTGTCCATGTTGGCCCTCAGACAACAGCACAAACAGCCGGGAGCTTTCGGGAGATCAGACATTTTTATCGTGTGTCGTTTACGACCTTTAACCTTTGACATTCGACCTTGTTCCCGTGAAATAAAAGCATGCCAATGGATGGACATTGCAGAAGTACAAAAACGGAGCGGGTTCTCGGCATTCATGAGGAAAGTGACTGGGATGGCGATGTATGGTATTCAACATGGGTTCCAGGATCTGGACATTAAGTATGAAGAAATGGAGTCGGTTTATAAAGGACTTCGATATAAACTGTACCACCGACCCGTACCGTCAGACATACAGACAAGGTGA